The Rosa chinensis cultivar Old Blush chromosome 7, RchiOBHm-V2, whole genome shotgun sequence DNA segment ttacttgctgaaacggggatgctggactgcagaccaatggagacacccattgagatgaatcacagacttgctatttatcctgatcaagttccaactgataaagggaggtatcaacgtcttgtttgaaggttgatttatctttcacatactagacctgatattgcttatgctgtagtgttgttagtcaatttatgcattgtcctagtgaagagcatatggatgcagtctttcgtattttgaagtacttgaagatGGCCCCAGGTAAAaggttactgtttcagaaaaaagatgaattggaagttgttgggtacacagatgcagattgggctggtgataaaattgacagacgttctacatctgggtacttcacttttgttggagggaaccttgtcacttggagtagcaaaaagcagaaagttgttgccagatcaagtgcagaagctgagttccgaggtatggcacacggagtttgtgaaatgttgtggattcgtaatgtcttgaaagacctggCTTACAAGCTtcaaaagcctatggatttgcattgtgataatacagttgccattgagattgcacataatccagttcagcatgatagaacaaagcatgtggaggttgaccgtcattttattaaagaaaatcttgacagaaaggttattcgctttccatttgtaaactcagaggagcaattagctgatgttcttactaaaggagtgtgcagaaaggtatttgacagctcagttgacaagttgggcatgatagacatctatgcaccaacttgagggggagtgtagaatcgctgtaaacctgtatgtaattaggattttatttaattaggatatcctgtaattatggaaagattgtttcctattagtgTTAGACTACtcatttgtacttgtatatataccctcgttgtgggatgaatagaattatcgaattaaccttgaattgaagtattcttttctactattTGATCGACAACAatctcatttttccctaaacatttagtattcttttctactatttggagcaaaagagacttatttttccctacagtagagaaaaatcaaaatatgggaaatctgTTGGAATTGCTTTGATTTATCGTAGCTTTGGACGAGCTCGTTAgggtttttcttctttcctttagtAGGAACGTCGCACAAAGTATGAGGCGCTGAGTTCACAACTTTTAGTATCAATTGAAGGGTTCTCACTCTTTTCAGAGTTAAGACACCATATTTTATAGTTTTACTGTCCTGTAATTAATCAAGTAGGTGCAATTATTTGTGAGTGACTATTTCTGAGCCATTTTTCATAACTTGGCCTCAATTTTTtcactcaaaaataaatatcttttgtttttattttttttgaagagaaaaAGTTAAGATAGACAACcctaactacttaatacacatccctaataTTTTAAATCTCAATCAAATtttataggtaggttaaatgaccacAACATACATCTATgtattaaaagaagaagaaaaaaagtcaTATTTTTATAATAGTATTCTTGaattatgtataaatagttagataaacaaaataaaattctatacatggcctcgccatttaatacaagaataaagttaaaaACTAtctaattaaatttttatttaaggAGCTGGAATTAAATAGGGTGAGAAATtatataatttagaatttcagaATCAgtggcattaaatgtttttaaaatagatcgctttactcccatttttttagttttttttttttttttaaaattatgaTTAGTCAATATTAAAAGCAATAAAACAACACAGgtaaaaaactttgtaattgttgatTTGTTTGGCCCCTCCAATGACAACTTCGTAGTTCCGTAACTCAagagaaactactgatatagtTCTCATTGATTAAAGATAAATGTTGCACAACAACATAAACATATGCAGGTTAGCTTTCCTAGAGGAACTAGGACTCCACCTGGATCTATGTGCACTTTGGAATGTTAAGTCCACATATTCTAACATTATACGGAGAAATGTTGTACTATATTAATTTAGTTTTAAAATACAATTTAGGTGAAACTATCCAAACAGAAAACCATTCAAATGGATTTTTGAAGCACACCAACAAATGCTACAACTGACAACTACAGAAAGGGATAGTCTACTCTCACTCCCTTGGACTCATCAGTAAAACATCTACCGTAAAACTGCCTCGTCCATCTATATACTGTTTCATGAACGGTAAATACTAGTAGAACTTTGAGCCCGGGACCAAAGAAAACATCTACCTAAATGACTTGACCATATGAATGTCAAAAgggccaaagaaaaaaaaaggtcgaGGAGAAAGTAATCTGCTTACCATAACTATGTGAATGTTATTGGTCCAACAATGGACCTTTGCCTCATCTTCATACAAAATAGAAGATTTTGTGCACGCCAAACAGTGCATACAAGCAGTCTTTCACTCTGCCATGCCATATGAAAGTCAACATCCACCTACTATCTTTAAATAGTTATGCATACAAAACAAGCAACTAATCCTGCAATTCCATCCTCCAGATGAGAAGATTAACCTGCGTATAAATATACCAAATCATACTCCAGGCATCGGGAATTGGGTGGTAAGAGCTTCGACTTTCGTCCGCAAATCTGAAACTCGATCAATTAGAGGGAATTCAGGGGTTGCAACATGCTTTAAAAACTCTTGGAGCTTTGAGCCCGGGGCTTTGCTTTTAGCATCAATCGCTATCCGCACACCCTCGTGAATGTAGTCTGCAGTTGCTATGAAGTCTTTCTCAGTGAATCCTCGTGTCGTCATAGCAGGTGTTCCGATGCGAATACCACCAGGCATTAGAGCACTTTTATCACCTTTTCAAGAGACGTTACATTTTCAGATAAAACAACttcacaaacaaaaaaacaacttcacaaacaaaaaaacaacaatAGGACCTCACAGCTAGGTGACCAGCCCTTAACCAAAAACAAGGCTTTAAACTCTTAGGACTCACCGGGTACTGAATTCTTGTTAAGAGTAATAGAAGCCATGTCAAGAATTTTCTCCACCCGAGCACCATCAATGCCCTATTAACAAAGGAGAACATTTCATACACAAAAAAGAAGACAAATAAAGGAATAGGACGTATTcctttttattaaaaataaaaaaaataaataataaaaataataataaaaataaaaataataaagatgAACTCGCCAGACAAAAGGCACACTAGGGAAAAATGAAACAAGCTACTCATAAGCCTCTTGGCATGAGCATGTCAATTTGGCTTTTATGTTTTTGGAGTGAAGTTGATTTGTCAGATTTTCAGTTGACTTTTTTCCAAAAGCTTTTACTTTTTGCTGGGTAACTTTCATTTGGTTAGGAGCATTTTGTTTTTTCactttgttttcaattcaaataGACCCACTAAAAACCTCCATGGCCACTTTGAAAAAACTTTAAATACATAGCATAATATTTTGAACTCTTGAGAACAAAAACACCTTGCCTTACACTTTGCCTATGAATACACTGATGTATGTGTGACACTACCTAAATGAAAACTCTGATAAATGAAATATCTGTCAAATGAAACAGTAGCTAAATATGCCCAAATTTCAGCACAAATTCTCATATAACAACAGATATGTAATGAAGACTGTATACATAGAAGTATACACTTACAAAGGGACGCAGATCGACAAGAACCAGGTGGTTATCGCTTCCACCAGAAACCAGTGTGTATTCAAGTTCAACCAATCGGCTTGCAAGAGCCCTGCAATTAGAGACCACCTACAAGAAGAGAGGCCACAAAACCTTAGGATATGACTTGAACCAATTTATACGTCAGGACAGTATAATTTCAGTACCTGATTCTGGTAAGCCTTAAATTCTGCAGACTGAGCATGCTTCAAGCAAACTGCAAGGCCCCCAATAGTGTGGTTATGAGGACCACCCTGCATCAAGAAGTCAAACCTTTTATGTCTACATTCAAAATATAAATGTTGCTTGGAGAGACAAATAACAGAAGAGTTGAACGAACCTGTAAGCCCGGGAAAACAGCGTTATTGATGGCAGTTTCTAAATCAACTCCAAGAACTGGATCCTTCTTGAAGAATATCATTCCACCTCTTGGACCCCTTAGAGACTGAAGAGAAATGTCTGAAATTGTCAGATCATTCGATTGTggataacaacaacaaaaagtaTGCGGTTTTCTATTTATGTCAGATTATTTATGAAGCATATCGAGTCTAGGAACAAAATGAAACATGTGCCTATAAACAAGTCTACTCTCATAAACTTTTCAATCTTGAATTAGTTTAGAGAAACTAGTCAttctccacacatgctctgAATGTgcaagtattttttattttattttttcagaaattaaaaaaataataataataataataaatataaataaaactgTCATTACAGAGAGAAGATAGTGGGAGTAAAAAGTGCgttgtgggtttttttttgtttttttttttataataaaagtatattttgtaaatgtcatgattgtccttgtgatttaattaattttcaaagttttttaatcttctaaggtcatttctgtcaaaatttttgattttgggtaacaaaccctcttctcttaataatagtatagatataaaTGCATGAGTTTGAACCAGACCTTGTGGGTTGTTGTTGTCACAATATCACAGTAGTCAAAGGGATTGGCAACCACAGAAGCAGCAACAAGCCCACTTATGTGAGCCATATCCATCATAAGAAAAGCACCAGCAGCATCCGCAATCTTGCAATGCAAATTAGATATAAATCATCAGTTTTTATTTGGAAGGCAAAGTACTGTATCAGTTGCCAAAGAAAATCAGAGTACATATAAATGTAATGAATTTCATGTTATGTACTGTAAATGAAATCCGTTTATATGGAGAAAAGACATCAAACTTCTAACCTTCCTCATGCGAGGGTAGTCAAAATCTCGAGGATAAGCACTGGCCCCAACAATAATGAGTTTAGGTCGAAATAGGGTTGCTGTTTTCTCAAGCATGTCATAATCAACCAGacctggatttttttttttttttttttttgtggaaaaAAAACCAACATTCCAAGAGAATAAGCATTTTATCAGTAGTTAATCTGAAAGACAACATAGTCTAATGGGAAATGTAATGCAGAACCTGTGGATTCATCAAGTCGGTAAGGCATGGACTCAAAATAAATAGATGTTCCTGATACCCGTCTTTTAGGAGTCATGAACCCATGAGACAAATGTCCCCCGTGTGGCAAGTCCAAACCCTAAGTTGCATTCAAATGGTGATAATTTAGCATTGCAAGACCAATCACACtcgtaaaaaggaaaaaataaagccAAGAGGACACCTTACCATGATACGATCATGAGGATTGAGAACTGCTGTATAAACCTCAAAATTAGCTGGAGAACCAGATAATGGTTGAACATTGACGCCCCACTTGTTTCCATCTAGGTGAAATGCATCCAGGGcccttttttggcatagtgtttcAAGCTCATCAATGTGCTCATTTCCACCATAGTACCTGAAATGTGTATTTGGCTTGTACATCAACAGTAAATATTATAACTAAAGACATCAATTGCAGTTCATTACTCAGATTAACGAAGAAAAAACATCACTCAAGCTGTGTACCTTTTCCCAGGTAATCCTTCCGAATACTTGTTTGTGAGACATGAGCCAACTGCCTCCATTACTGCCCGTGAAGTGAAATTCTCTGAGGCAATGAGCTCAAGGCTTTTGAACTGCCGCTCTTTCTCCTTGTCAATAATAGCACGCACCTCAGGGTCAGCCTCACTTAAGCCATTATCTACAAAACTGCTTCCAATATCTGCatggaaaataataaaattgaagaacagATCATACACAAGTCCTGCTAGCAGCCATAACATTCAGTGTACACCTCTCACTAGATATCTTTAACGAAATGATGCCTTTGCTGCTTGAGAAGTGTGCTAAATAGAGTAAAATAAATTCACACTGGCTATGCAGAGCATCAAACTCAAGCAAGGTAATGGAAGAGAAAGAAAGTGAACCTGGCATTATAACCGAATTAAAAGTATTCCTTCCAAACCGGGATTAAATTTCAATACAGTACCATACAAGAACAGATTATACTAGTTCAATCATTGAAGAATAATTACCTCCAAATTCAGGCACATGCACTGAAGCCGGAGAGGATGGCCTCCCAGCAACCAAGCTTCCTTGGATGTTAGAATAAGATCTAGCAGTCTTTGCAAAATTAAGGTTCACTTGATGTGGAAATCTATTTGGAAAAGCTGCTCCTCTAAGCCATGTGGGCTGTTGAACAGAACCCATAACTGCAGCTCCACTGCAAGCCTGCATCTTGGCTTTCAGATACTGTCACAAGCTTCCTACATATTCCATAGAAAATTATACAGTGAGCAAAACTAGAAAAGACGCcaaatacatacatacatactcATTATATACAAGTAACCGGCACACAAGCCATGTGGTTGCTTTTGGCATTCAAGCAAAGGTGTCTCAAAAGAAATTGCTAGCCATTATGAGCTTCATTTCTCACTTCCAGTCTGGGCCGGCTCTGAGATTTCCGTGGCTCTAGGcgggcaaaaaaaaaatggggctCCCTACCTTCTaatattttcacaattttttacttcttttttcgAAAACGCAAGGGTAAGGCTTGGATTTGCACGAGCAAAAAATAGAGTTGCCGCTACCAAACCCCCATTTTCACCAGCAACAAACAAATTTGCTCACTCCGCCAACTCCAACAGGCAAACATGTTTATGAACAGACAACAATTATCCCACACCCACTTCTCTATCTCTTCACCTATGACCCTCTTCTTTCCCAATTCTCGTCATCTTCAATTCCCTTCCCATCCACACTTGAACACCCAATTCtgatattccaaaaaaaaaaaaaaaaaatcattcgttCGATTCTTTGGCTTTGATTAGTTCTTGGGAGCAGAGCTGTGCGTTGTGGGTCTTGTTCAAATTCTGATTTTGGGTTATAATTTAGCGCTACATAAACCATCGGGGATAGATAGATCATCAGACTAGCACAAACAACACTAACAATTCGAGATTAAAAGGATTTCTTAATTACCTGAACTGCAGTTGGGCGACAGAGATTCGGGGCAGAATTACAAGTTGGGTGTTGTTTGGCGGCTGCTGTGGAGGACTGGGTTTAGGGGTTTTCACAGGTTACTCCCGTCCCGCCCAACCCATTAAATTAATGCTTTATTCTTCTATATTCTAGGGTTATTTCTGTCCGTTAACTCTGCCAAACAAGGATTTTgcccaaaaataaaatcaacAGAGAATGTGATTCTAACCTAAAACGACAGACGCTGGTTTAGTCAACGTCCTTATCAAAGTCAAGTCACGTtgaaattaaagattttttttttttttctttctctcgaTTAGATAGAGAAAACTTTAGAAAGAAAGACCTCTATTTACACTCCAAATCTAACATATAAAAGTTAGTTTAACGTAATATATATTTAACGGTTATAAtgtattcttttcattttttaaaaaagTATTTATTAATTAGTTAAAGTCAACTGACACAAAAgtgaaaattattattattctaGCATCAGGGATGTATACAATTATGTTTCGCTCGTGTAGAGAGCCTTTGTGATCTTGGTAAGTTTCCTTTGCCATTCTTTTCATTGATAGTTTAGCGTATAACTTTTATACAGTGTTCTAaactcggccgcctaggcgctaggaGGTGAGTCTCTGATCTCTTAGGAACAGTAGTACATTTTGAAGCACCAAATGGAACATAGAACAACAACGTAATGTGGGAGTAGTTTCATGGTCTCTTTCTAGTTAAGTGATGGCATTAGCCCTCGTTTAAAGCCTTTGTTCTCAACTCTAAAGAAATGAAACAATATAAAAGAAGTTGACAATTCATGATCTCGTCTAACTAGATTTCCTCTTGTCCAACCTTACGTCCATTACAGCTCATAGTTGCAGCAGGAATTGGCCCGATTCTAGCTTTGAAGTACTTCAGGTATACATACAGACCAAGCAAAATCAATACACTACAGCAGGCTGAACGTTTGGGTGGGCCTATCCTGTCTATTGGGAGCATTGAGCCACAAACAAGAGGCGTAGAAAAGGAAGTTTCTCCATTATCGATTACTCAACCCAAGAACAGAAATCCGATTTTCGAACCTCTATTATCAGATTCACCCAATGCTACACGAAGATCTTTTGGTTCAGGAACGCCTTTTGATTTCTTTCAATCACAGTCCAGATTGTCCATGTCTAACTACTCAAGAAACAAGGACAACTGAGGTTCCCAATAATTTTAGCTGGGCAAAGCTAACAGAACACATTATACGTCGGTGGCACATTTGAACTGtactatataatatatatgagCATAACACCAAGGAATTCAGTCACCGCAGCCTCAATTCAAAGAACCACTCCGACAGGATTAAGAGTTACATGTTCATATATGTTCACCAAGGATTAAGTTGAATATTTAAAACTACAAAATAGAGAGATCCAAATACTAGATTTGGAGGTCTTAATTCCaatgctctttttttttaaagggagaAGTGCTTTAAAGTCTAACGTTACAGAATATGTCCAAACAAAACCTAGATCATTAagataaccaaaaaaaaaaaaagcattttcAATCAACTGATTCACCCTTTCACTTTTAACAAGTCCAACCAACAAGTCCTAACGCCTAACATATTTTCGCTTGTTAACCTGAGACAAATACAGAATCTGATAACGTAAGACTGGAATACTGATAGGTAGTGATAATGTAACATTCAGTTATACCATCACAAGTTACCAAGTGTAGTCCCAACAGCAGCCCCAATGACACAGGCTGAGGCCACTGAACATAATTGCGTCTGATTGTGTATGACTTTAATCTCAGCACCTAGTGCAGCAAGTTCCTGTTGTAAACATATACGTTATTAAAAGAATTCAATCTCTAAGCCAATGCAAACAAATAAAACATTTTTCATCAAGGATATTAATGGTCCTCACTTGACTTATTTTGTTGAATTTCTCGCCAATCTCATCACTGGTTCAGTaacaaaattattaaaaagTTAAAACATAAGCCAAAAACACAGTAAAGAAATGATTGAAGCCTCTATAACAGATGAGTTCTTCGGATCGAAAGTTAGACATACCTGATCATGTTTTGGAAGTTTTTCTGAACCTTATCCGATTCAAATTCCATCTTTGAAAACTTATGCTCCTAGATTTATAGAATAAACAAAGTAATGATTCTTTTTTGGTCCCAGAAAAGGATTTACAGTAGAGAACTAGCCAAAACCATGCCACAATATGTCACCTCAAAAGTTCAAAtattgcaaaaagaaaaaaaaaacaatgcatGGGTTAGCACTTAACAGGCTCTAACAACACAACAGTATCATTGATATAAATATGTATAAGAATTCAGGTCACGTACTGCTAATTAAAAAATTTTAATAGCTGGATACTTCAATTCTTATGATGGTACCACAAACATGGGTCTGGACTATGTTTCCAGCCGTTGAGTACATGGGGTGGGAATGTCGATTGGTTACAGCCCTAGCACTGATGGGG contains these protein-coding regions:
- the LOC112179503 gene encoding serine hydroxymethyltransferase 3, chloroplastic; translation: MQACSGAAVMGSVQQPTWLRGAAFPNRFPHQVNLNFAKTARSYSNIQGSLVAGRPSSPASVHVPEFGDIGSSFVDNGLSEADPEVRAIIDKEKERQFKSLELIASENFTSRAVMEAVGSCLTNKYSEGLPGKRYYGGNEHIDELETLCQKRALDAFHLDGNKWGVNVQPLSGSPANFEVYTAVLNPHDRIMGLDLPHGGHLSHGFMTPKRRVSGTSIYFESMPYRLDESTGLVDYDMLEKTATLFRPKLIIVGASAYPRDFDYPRMRKIADAAGAFLMMDMAHISGLVAASVVANPFDYCDIVTTTTHKSLRGPRGGMIFFKKDPVLGVDLETAINNAVFPGLQGGPHNHTIGGLAVCLKHAQSAEFKAYQNQVVSNCRALASRLVELEYTLVSGGSDNHLVLVDLRPFGIDGARVEKILDMASITLNKNSVPGDKSALMPGGIRIGTPAMTTRGFTEKDFIATADYIHEGVRIAIDAKSKAPGSKLQEFLKHVATPEFPLIDRVSDLRTKVEALTTQFPMPGV